The following coding sequences are from one Solea solea chromosome 11, fSolSol10.1, whole genome shotgun sequence window:
- the bpifcl gene encoding lipopolysaccharide-binding protein: protein MHLHMLVVLVLCSCTCGENPAIQMILNNKGLQYAKNTVTDWTQKILGNITLPDISGKVHIGFLGSIDYTLTGTSVRKCDLPQPSVEFSPGTTGVNASMLGLSVALTGEWKTHYGCIHDGGSFDMALFNVDVVSAVELGENADGHLSVTTVSCDAQVGYVDIRFRGGASWMFRPFVSQFRQHIRRKIESSICSHVEELTADLDYHLQTMNVSFDVGQALTMNLSLTGSPVIDVSSLNLGLKGEFFNIKTHSEPPFDAQPFTVPEQHGYMFSVGLSEFTLNSASYGLYSAGVFQAFITDSMIPPDFPLHLNTSSMGPYIPQLPKMFPGLPMNLQVYATEVPMFSFQSGVVRLGFLGAVKAFAIQSNGTQTPLFKLSVISNLSSRAWVDSGRVKSSISLDNFTLTLMESEVGAFKITALEKCTRRGIEMGLAKLNEYLGKGVLLPRMKQAQLVNSVLKVEQGFIAIFSDAEVSTNRRFKQQANTLVYL, encoded by the exons ATGCATCTGCACATGTTAGTGGTGCTTGTGCTTTGCTCTTGTACCTGTGGAGAAAACCCTGCAATTCAAATGATCCTGAACAACAAAGGACTTCAGTATG CAAAAAACACAGTTACAGACTGGACTCAGAAGATTTTGGGGAACATCACCCTCCCCGACATCAGTGGTAAAGTTCACATAGGCTTCTTGGGCAGCATAGACTACACACTAACAGG CACTAGTGTAAGAAAGTGTGACCTCCCACAACCATCTGTTGAGTTCTCACCTGGAACCACAGGAGTCAATGCATCCATGTTAGGCCTCAGTGTTGCACTAACTGGAGAGTGGAAGACACACTATGGCTGCAT ACATGATGGTGGATCCTTTGACATGGCTTTGTTTAATGTGGATGTGGTATCTGCAGTGGAGCTGGGGGAAAATGCTGACGGGCATTTGTCTGTCACCACTGTCAGCTGTGACGCTCAAGTTGGATATGTGGACATACGCTTCCGTGGTGGAGCGAG TTGGATGTTCCGACCATTTGTGAGCCAGTTCAGACAACATATCAGACGTAAAATAGAGAGCAGT ATTtgctctcatgtggaggaattGACTGCAGACCTAGACTACCATCTACAGACAATGAATG TTTCCTTTGATGTGGGTCAAGCTCTTACGATGAACCTCTCTCTCACTGGTTCGCCTGTCATTGATGTTTCAAGTCTGAATCTAGGACTGAAG GGAGAGTTCTTCAATATTAAaactcacagtgagcctccattTGATGCCCAGCCTTTCACTGTGCCTGAGCAGCACGGCTACATGTTTTCAGTGGGTTTGTCAGAATTCACCCTGAACTCTGCTTCCTATGGATTGTACTCCGCCGGAGTGTTTCAGGCCTTCATCACCGACAGCATG ATCCCTCCAGACTTTCCTCTGCACCTAAATACCAGCTCAATGGGACCATACATCCCTCAG CTCCCAAAAATGTTTCCAGGTCTGCCAATGAATCTGCAGGTTTATGCCACAGAGGTTCCCATGTTTTCCTTCCAGTCTGGTGTTGTTAGACTGGGTTTCCTGGGTGCTGTCAAGGCTTTTGCAATCCAGTCAAACGGTACTCAGACACCACTGTTCAAACTCAGTGTG ATCTCAAACTTGAGCAGTAGAGCATGGGTTGATTCTGGAAGAGTGAAAAGCTCGATTTCACTGGACAA ttttactCTGACACTGATGGAAAGTGAAGTAGGAGCCTTTAAG aTCACAGCTTTAGAAAAATGTACAAGGAGAGGAATTGAAATGGGCTTAGCAAAGCTGAATG agTATTTGGGAAAAGGTGTACTTTTACCCAGAATGAAACAAGCACAGCTGGTCAACTCAGTTCTGAAGGTGGAGCAG GGATTCATAGCCATCTTTTCAGACGCTGAAGTGTCAACAAACAGACGCTTCAAACAACAGGCAAACACACTTGTGTATCTTTGA
- the LOC131469208 gene encoding PRELI domain containing protein 3B-like, giving the protein MKIWSSEHIFNHPWETVTKAAMQKYPNPMNPCVFGVDVLDRSVDTQGRLHSTRLLSTEWGLPAMAKSIIGATRTCIYVQEHSLVDPKEKTFELKSTNITFTNLISVDEKLTYKPHPQDPEKTVLTHESLISVKGVSLSSYLEGLMAKTISVNAGKGREAMEWVIMRLNTEIEELAATARGTMRAPMAAAVAGK; this is encoded by the exons CCACCCATGGGAGACGGTGACAAAGGCAGCAATGCAGAAATACCCCAACCCCATGAACCCctgtgtgtttggtgtggaCGTTCTAGACAGAAGTGTGGACACACAGGGACGATTACACAGCACCAGACTGCTCAGCACAGAGTGGGGACTACCTGCCATGGCCAAGTCT ATCATTGGGGCAACAAGGACATGCATTTATGTTCAGGAGCATTCATTAGTGGACCCTAAAGAGAAGACATTTGAGTTAAAATCTACAAAT ATCACATTCACTAACCTGATATCTGTGGACGAGAAGTTGACCTATAAGCCACATCCACAGGATCCGGAAAA aacAGTGCTGACACATGAATCTCTGATCAGTGTGAAAGGTGTCAGTCTGAGCAGCTACCTTGAGGGTCTCATGGCCAAGACCATCTCTGTTAACGCTGGCAAG GGTCGGGAGGCCATGGAGTGGGTCATCATGCGATTAAACACAGAAATCGAGGAGCTGGCAGCGACTGCTCGTGGTACGATGCGTGCTCCCATGGCAGCAGCTGTTGCAGGCAAATGA
- the LOC131468650 gene encoding vesicular inhibitory amino acid transporter-like produces MAHLIRHKLTNKLTNAAHTVSNKSQAKVSGVFARLGFQAATDEEGLGFAECDDLDYDYRQGMQMDVLQGEGEEGGHMEEGEGELDGDSHYQRDGTGPRPSSLKIAGGSLDEDKPKITSWEAGWNVTNAIQGMFVLGLPYAILHGGYLGLFLIIFAAVVCCYTGKILIACLYEENEDGIKVRVRDSYVDIANACCMPRFPALGGHVVNVAQIIELVMTCILYVVVSGNLMYNSFPGFPFSQKAWSVVATIALLPCAFLKNLKAVSKFSFLCTVAHIFINVVVIAYCLSRAREWAWEKVKFYIDVKKFPISIGIIVFSYTSQIFLPSLEGNMQRPSEFHCMMDWTHISACVLKGLFALVAYLTWADTTKEVITDNLPSTIRAVVNIFLVSKALLSYPLPFFAAVEVLEKSLFQDGGRALFPDCYGPAGQLKSWGLGLRVALVVFTLLMAIFVPHFALLMGLTGSLTGAGLCFLLPSLFHLKLQWRNLLWHHVFFDVAIFVIGGICAISGFIHSVEGLIEAYRYNIHD; encoded by the exons ATGGCTCACCTCATCCGACACAAGCTGACCAACAAGCTGACCAACGCGGCCCACACGGTGTCCAACAAATCTCAGGCCAAGGTCAGCGGGGTGTTCGCCCGCCTCGGCTTCCAGGCCGCGACCGACGAGGAGGGTTTGGGTTTCGCCGAGTGCGACGACCTGGATTATGACTACAGGCAAGGGATGCAGATGGATGTCCTtcagggggagggggaggaagggggACAcatggaggagggagagggggagctGGATGGAGACAGCCACTACCAGAGAGACGGCACCGGGCCCAGGCCTTCATCACTGAAGATTGCAGGAGGCTCTCTGGATGAGGACAAACCAAAAATCACGTCCTGGGAGGCTGGATGGAACGTCACCAACGCCATTCAG GGCATGTTCGTCCTCGGCCTGCCGTACGCCATCCTCCACGGCGGATACCTCGGTCTCTTCCTCATTATCTTTGCGGCCGTGGTGTGCTGCTACACGGGTAAAATCCTCATCGCGTGTCTGTACGAGGAGAACGAGGATGGCATCAAAGTGCGCGTCAGGGACTCCTACGTGGACATCGCCAATGCGTGCTGCATGCCCCGCTTCCCCGCACTGGGCGGCCACGTGGTGAACGTCGCTCAGATCATCGAGCTGGTCATGACCTGCATCTTGTACGTGGTGGTCAGCGGGAACCTGATGTACAACAGCTTCCCGGGATTTCCCTTCTCCCAGAAAGCCTGGTCAGTGGTGGCCACGATCGCGCTCCTGCCGTGCGCCTTCCTGAAGAACCTAAAGGCCGTGTCCAAGTTCAGCTTCCTGTGCACTGTTGCGCACATATTCATCAACGTCGTCGTGATTGCCTACTGCCTCTCCAGGGCACGTGAGTGGGCCTGGGAGAAGGTCAAGTTTTATATTGATGTGAAGAAATTCCCCATCTCCATTGGCATCATCGTGTTCAGCTACACCTCCCAGATCTTCCTCCCCTCCCTGGAGGGAAACATGCAGAGGCCCAGTGAGTTCCACTGCATGATGGACTGGACTCACATTAGTGCTTGTGTCCTCAAGGGCCTCTTTGCCCTTGTGGCCTACTTAACATGGGCAGATACCACCAAAGAGGTCATCACAGATAATCTGCCTTCAACCATCAGGGCTGTGGTGAACATCTTCCTCGTGTCCAAGGCGCTCTTGTCTTACCCACTTCCATTCTTTGCTGCAGTAGAGGTTCTGGAGAAATCCTTGTTCCAGGATGGAGGCAGAGCCCTCTTTCCTGACTGCTATGGCCCTGCTGGGCAGTTGAAATCATGGGGTCTGGGCCTTCGAGTTGCCCTGGTGGTCTTTACCTTGCTCATGGCCATCTTTGTCCCCCATTTTGCCCTCCTCATGGGCTTAACTGGGAGTCTCACCGGCGCTGGCCTTTGCTTCCTCTTGCCAAGCCTCTTCCACCTGAAGCTGCAGTGGAGGAATCTCCTGTGGCATCACGTCTTCTTCGACGTGGCCATTTTTGTTATTGGAGGCATATGTGCCATATCTGGTTTCATTCACTCCGTTGAAGGACTTATAGAGGCGTACAGGTACAATATCCACGACTGA